One genomic region from Rosa rugosa chromosome 1, drRosRugo1.1, whole genome shotgun sequence encodes:
- the LOC133740933 gene encoding beta-fructofuranosidase, insoluble isoenzyme CWINV1-like, with protein sequence MAMMISSLWQFCFLSLALSYGVVELQASHHVHDNLQTTQLTSTQPQAKEPYRTGYHFQPPKNWINDPNGPLIYKGIYHLFYQYNPKGVVWGNIVWAHSTSTDLVNWIPHEAAIYPSQPFDINGCWSGSATILPGGKPAILYTGINRQHQQVQNLAFPKNLSDPFLSEWIKIPQNPLISPTLANQINATAFRDPTTAWLGPDKHWRLVIGSLRNQAGVAYLYRSKDFLYWVKAKHPLHSQKKAGMWECPDFFPVLKDSSTGVGVDTSTYGPHVKHVFKISLNDTRKEYYVIGTYNPSKDIYIPDEGSVESDSGLRYDYGKFYASKTFFDSAKNRRILWGWINESSNPKSDIRKGWSGLQAIPRTIVLDKFGKQLVQWPVVELEKLRTTEVKLPSIVLKGESLREVLGVTAAQADVEVAFEISDFRKAEALDPSWINPQILCSKKGASVKGGLGPFGLFALASKDLKENTAVFYRIFKSHNNYNKYVVLMCSDQSRSSLNQHNDKTTYGAFVNVDPLHEKLSLRSLIDHSIVESFGGEGKACITARVYPTLAVDGDTHLYAFNYGSESVKIAGSVWSLKTAKIN encoded by the exons ATGGCGATGATGATATCCTCTCTTTGGCAATTCTGCTTTCTTTCACTTGCCCTTTCTTATGGTGTTGTTGAGCTTCAAGCTTCCCACCATGTCCATGACAACCTTCAAACTACCCAACTAACTTCAACACAGCCCCAAGCTAAAGAGCCTTATAGAACAGGCTATCATTTCCAGCCTCCCAAGAACTGGATCAATG ATCCAAATG GGCCATTGATTTACAAGGGAATTTACCATCTTTTTTATCAATACAATCCCAAAGGTGTAGTTTGGGGCAACATTGTTTGGGCACATTCGACATCAACTGATCTTGTCAACTGGATCCCACATGAAGCTGCTATCTACCCATCACAGCCGTTCGATATCAACGGCTGCTGGTCGGGATCCGCCACAATCCTCCCTGGAGGCAAGCCAGCCATTTTATACACCGGAATCAACCGCCAACACCAACAAGTCCAAAACTTGGCATTTCCTAAAAACCTCTCAGACCCATTTCTTAGTgaatggatcaaaatcccacaAAACCCTCTGATATCTCCAACCCTAGCCAACCAAATCAATGCTACTGCTTTTAGGGACCCCACCACAGCATGGCTTGGTCCCGACAAGCATTGGAGATTAGTTATTGGGAGTTTAAGGAACCAAGCGGGAGTGGCTTATTTGTACAGGAGCAAAGATTTTCTCTACTGGGTGAAGGCAAAACATCCACTTCATTCACAAAAGAAAGCTGGCATGTGGGAGTGCCCCGATTTCTTTCCGGTTCTAAAAGATAGTTCTACTGGTGTTGGTGTTGACACATCCACATATGGTCCTCATGTCAAGCACGTCTTCAAGATCAGCCTTAACGATACTCGAAAAGAGTATTATGTAATTGGTACATATAACCCGAGCAAGGATATCTATATCCCAGATGAGGGATCAGTTGAGAGTGATTCTGGTTTGAGATATGATTATGGCAAGTTCTATGCTTCAAAAACCTTCTTCGACAGTGCTAAGAACCGCAGGATCTTGTGGGGATGGATTAATGAATCCTCAAATCCCAAAAGTGACATCAGGAAAGGATGGTCTGGACTCCAG GCAATTCCAAGGACCATTGTGCTTGATAAGTTTGGGAAACAGTTGGTGCAATGGCCTGTAGTAGAGCTTGAAAAGCTTAGAACAACTGAGGTCAAGTTGCCAAGCATTGTGCTTAAGGGAGAATCACTTAGGGAAGTACTTGGTGTCACAGCAGCCCAA GCTGATGTAGAAGTCGCATTTGAGATAAGTGACTTCAGGAAAGCAGAAGCGTTGGATCCAAGCTGGATTAATCCACAAATTTTATGTAGCAAAAAGGGTGCCTCGGTGAAAGGTGGTCTTGGACCATTTGGATTGTTCGCTTTGGCTTCAAAGGACTTGAAAGAAAACACAGCAGTCTTCTATAGAATCTTCAAGTCTCACAACAATTACAACAAATATGTGGTGCTTATGTGCAGTGACCAAAGCAG GTCTTCCTTAAATCAACATAATGATAAGACTACTTATGGGGCATTTGTAAATGTGGATCCTCTTCATGAGAAGCTGTCGCTAAGAAGCTTG ATTGATCACTCTATAGTGGAGAGCTTTGGTGGAGAAGGCAAGGCGTGCATAACAGCTAGGGTTTATCCTACATTGGCTGTTGATGGTGATACCCACTTATATGCTTTCAACTATGGAAGTGAGAGTGTCAAAATCGCAGGAAGTGTGTGGAGCTTGAAAACCGCTAAAATAAATTGA
- the LOC133725431 gene encoding nucleosome assembly protein 1;4-like, producing the protein MSSNKDNFDMSDLGTSLPAAAAALSAEDRAGLVNALKDKLQSLAGQHSDILETLSPTVRKRVDVLREMQSQHDELEKKFFEERAALEAKYQKLYEPLYTKRYEIVNGVTEVEGVKNESAVDQGDDATEEKGVPDFWLTAMKTNEVLSEEISERDEGALKYLKDIKWYRIEEPKGFKLEFFFNANPYFKNSVLTKTYHMIDDDEPILEKAIGTEIEWYPGKSLTQKILKKKPRKGSKNSKPITKTEDCESFFNFFNPPEIPDTDDGFDEETAEELQGQMEQDYDIGSTIRDKIIPHAVSWFTGEAVKDEFEDIEDDDDDVDENEDEDEEEDEEDDEDDDDDDDDEEEEEKGRKKPSAGAKKSGKAQGAEGGERPPECKQQ; encoded by the exons ATGAGTAGCAACAAAGATAACTTCGACATGTCCGACCTCGGCACCTCCCTTCCGGCCGCCGCCGCCG CTCTTAGTGCGGAGGATCGCGCTGGTCTTGTTAATGCGCTCAAG GATAAGCTTCAGAGCTTGGCTGGACAGCATTCCGACATATTGGAAACTTTGTCACCAACGGTCAGGAAACGTGTTGATGTATTGAGAGAGATGCAG AGCCAACATGATGAGTTGGAAAAGAAGTTTTTTGAAGAAAGGGCTGCATTGGAAGCAAAATACCAGAAGCTCTATGAACCTCTCTACACAAAG AGATACGAAATTGTCAACGGTGTAACCGAAGTTGAAGGAGTGAAAAATGAATCTGCAGTGGACCAAGGAGATGATGCCACTGAAG AGAAAGGAGTGCCTGACTTCTGGCTTACAGCAATGAAGACCAATGAAGTTCTTTCTGAGGAG ATTTCAGAGCGTGATGAAGGGGCTCTGAAGTACCTCAAGGATATCAAGTGGTATAGGATAGAAGAACCGAAAGGATTCAAGCTTGAGTTTTTCTTCAATGCCAATCCTTATTTCAAAAATTCTGTCCTGACAAAAACGTATCACATGATTGATGACGATGAACCTATTTTGGAGAAGGCAATTGG GACGGAGATTGAATGGTATCCTGGGAAAAGCTTGACACAGAAGATCTTGAAGAAGAAGCCAAGAAAGGGATCAAAAAATTCTAAACCCATAACCAAAACTGAAGATTGTGAAAGCTTCTTTAACTTCTTCAACCCTCCTGAGATCCCTGATACTGATGATGGATTTGATGAGGAAACT GCTGAAGAACTTCAAGGTCAGATGGAGCAGGATTATGACATTGG TTCAACAATAAGAGACAAAATCATTCCCCATGCGGTGTCATGGTTTACTGGGGAGGCTGTTAAGGATGAATTTGAAGAtatagaagatgatgatgatgatgtagatgagaatgaagacgaagacgaggaggaagatgaagaagacgatgaggatgatgatgatgatgatgacgatgaggaagaggaagagaaaggaaGGAAAAAG CCATCTGCTGGAGCTAAG AAAAGTGGTAAGGCACAAGGAGCAGAAGGTGGCGAGCGTCCTCCAGAGTGCAAGCAGCAGTAG
- the LOC133730407 gene encoding nucleosome assembly protein 1;4-like: MSSYGCGFNGNDRNLDSERRDPGLTAQKQVLASNNKDRVFIRKPSLTTKIVRRIQVLRGLEAQHKQLEKKFFKDRAALVDKYHQLYKPLYEKRYEIVNGISEVGVKTQELLEDDEANGEKGVPNFWLSALKNNKKLLIMNHDERALQYLNDIKWSRIHDPKGFRLEFLFDPNPYFRNSVLTKTYYMVEEHEPIWSKEIGTEIDWYPGQCLTINPRKDPKSAKSLSTPADICSSFFTFFKLPQLDDYTGADMVSMFKTRIENDREMVLTIRDKIIPHAVSWFAVNIDELDDSEDDDDSDYHFDFDSDDEDDTYKKYAAAYNNNKEEEDRKRKRESDWTNAERAMARLTLREQ; this comes from the exons ATGAGTTCCTATGGATGTGGCTTCAATGGCAATGACCGCAATCTCGATTCCG AACGAAGAGATCCTGGTCTTACTGCTCAGAAGCAG GTTCTGGCAAGCAAT aATAAGGATCGTGTCTTCATAAGAAAGCCTTCCCTCACAACCAAGATCGTGAGGCGCATACAGGTTTTGAGGGGGTTGGAG GCCCAGCATAAGCAGTTGGAGAAGAAATTTTTCAAGGACAGAGCTGCACTGGTAGACAAATACCATCAGCTCTACAAACCTCTGTACGAAAAG AGATATGAAATTGTTAATGGTATATCTGAAGTCGGAGTAAAAACTCAAGAACTGTTAGAAGATGACGAAGCCAATGGAG AGAAAGGAGTGCCTAACTTTTGGTTGTCTGCGCTGAAGAATAATAAGAAACTTTTG ATTATGAACCATGACGAACGCGCTCTCCAGTATCTGAACGATATCAAGTGGTCCAGGATACATGATCCTAAGGGATTCAGGCTGGAATTCTTATTTGATCCTAATCCTTACTTTCGAAACTCCGTCCTGACAAAAACATATTACATGGTTGAAGAACATGAACCGATATGGAGCAAGGAAATCGG GACGGAGATTGATTGGTATCCCGGGCAATGCTTGACAATCAATCCAAGAAAGGATCCAAAGAGTGCCAAGTCTTTGAGTACTCCAGCTGATATTTGTTCCAGCTTCTTTACGTTTTTCAAACTTCCCCAGCTTGATGATTATACTGGTGCAGATATG GTTTCTATGTTCAAGACTAGGATAGAAAACGACCGTGAAATGGT CTTAACAATTCGAGACAAGATCATCCCTCACGCAGTGTCATGGTTCGCTGTTAATATAGACGAGCTTGATGATAGTGAAGACGACGATGACAGTGACTATCATTTTGACTTTGAtagtgatgatgaagatgacacGTACAAGAAGTATGCTGCTGCttataacaacaacaaagaagaggaagatCGCAAAAGAAAG agagagagtgacTGGACTAATGCTGAGAGAGCAATGGCTAGGCTAACGCTGCGAGAGCAGTAA